CCACGCGCGCCGCCGCCGAACTCGGGTACCCGGTGCTGGTCAAAGCGGCGTCCGGCGGCGGCGGGCGCGGGATGTCGGTCGTGGAGGACGAGACCGAACTGCGCCGCCGCTGGCCCTCGGCCGCGGCGGAGGCCCAGTCGGCCTTCGGCGACGGACGGCTGTACGTGGAACGGTTCATCCGCCGCGCCCGGCACATCGAGGTGCAGGTGCTGGGCGACAAGCACGGCGCCGTCATCCACCTCGGCGAACGCGACGGCACGCTGCAGCGGCGCCACCAGAAGGTGGTGGAGGAGTCCCCGGCACCGAACCTGCCCGAGACCGTGCGCGCGGACATCCGGCGCAGCGGGGTGCGCTTCGCCGAAGCCCTCGGGCTGGACAGCGCTGGCACGGTCGAGTTCATCTACGACGCCGACACCGGCGACTACGCCTTCCTCGAATTCAACGCCCGCATCCAGGTCGAGCACCCGGTCACCGAGATGGTGACCGGCGTGGACCTCGTCGCCGAGCAGTTGCGCTCGGCGACGGGCGAGCCGCTGCGGCTGGCCCAGGACGACATCCGGCTCGGCGGCCACGCGATCGAGGTGCGGCTGACCACCGAGGACCCGGCGCGCGGGTTCATCCCCAGCCCGGGCACGGTGCGGACCTGGGCACCGCCCGCGGGGGAGGGGATCCGGGTCGACACCCACTGCGAGCCCGGCTACGTGGTGACGCCGTACTACGACTCGCTGCTGGCCAAGGTGATCGCCCACGGCCCGGACCGGGACACCGCCGCCGACCGGATGGTCGCCGCCCTCGGCGAGCTGCGGGTGTCCGGGGTGCCCACCACCGCCGGGTTCGCCCGGGCCACCCTCGACCACCCCGACTTCCGCGCCGGCGACGTCACCACCGACTGGATCGGCAGGCGCGGCCTGCCCGACTACCTGGAGAAGAGCGCATGAGCTACCTGGACCGCGCCCCGCGCAACCCCGACGGCAGCCGCCGCCGGATCGAGATCGTCGACCAGACGCTGCGCGACGGACCGCAGAGCTGGTGGGGCATGCGGCTGCGCAAGGACATGGGCCTGCCGATGGCCGCGGAACTGGACCGCACCGGGTTCCACACCATCGACCTCGTCGGCAGCTCGATCTTCGAGGTCCTCGTGCGGCATTGCAAAGAGGACCCGTGGGAGCAGCTGATCTCACTGTCGCGGGCCATGCCGGAGACCACCGTGCGCGCGGGCACCCGCAGCAACGGCATCGTCACCTTCGGGCTGACCGCGGACAGCGTGATGGACCTGTGGGTGCAGCGCCTGTGCGCGCACGGCATCGGCAGCTTCTGGATCTACGACGGGCTGTTCAACACCGACAAGATCGGTCGCCTGGTCAAGACCGTGCAGGCCGAAGGCGCGCAGGCGCTACCGTGCATCCTCTTCGCCGACAGCCCGTACCACACCGACGAGTACTACGCGGCCCGCACGCGGGAGCTGGTCGCCCTCGGCGCCGACGGCATCGAGCTGGAGGACGCGGCCGGTCTGCTCACGCCGGGGCGCACCTGCACGCTCGTCGCGGCCATCAAGCAGGCGGCCGGGGACCTGCCGGTGGAGATCCACTTCCACAGCAACAACGCGCTCGCCCCGCTGAACTACCTGGAAGGGCTGCTCGCCGGGGCCGACCGGGTGCACACCGTGAGCCGCCCGCTGGCCGCCGGGGTTTCGCTGCCCTCGACCGAGAACACCGTCGCGAACCTGCGGTACGCGGGGTTCGACGTGGACCTCGACGAGTCCCGGTTCGGCCCCGTCGAGGAGCACCTGCTGCGCGTGGCCGAGTACGAGGACCTGCCGGTGGGGCAGCCGGCCGAGTACTCGCTGTTCCAGTACCGGCACCAGCTGCCGGGCGGGATGGCGGGGACGTTCAAGGCGCAGCTGCGCGACCGGGGCATGGAAGAGCGCTTCGAGGAGGTGCTTGACGAGATGTCCCGGGTGCGCGAGGAGCTCGGGTATCCGGTCATGGCCACGCCGTTCTCGCAGCTGGTCGGCACCCAGGCGGTGCTCAACGTGGTGACCGGCTCGCGCTACTCGGTGGTGCCGGACGAGGTGCTGATTTACGCGCACGGCTTCTACGGCAATCCAGTCGCGCCGATCGACGAGGACGTGCTCGACAAGATCATGACTTCGCCGAAGGCGAAGAGCTACGACAGCTGGGAGCCGCCGCAGCCGAGCCTGGCCGAGCTGCGCGCGCGGTTCGGCCAGGTCAGCGACGACGAGCTGATCCTGCGATTGCTGGTGCCGGAGAACGACATCGACGTCATGCGCGCCACGCCGCAGCGCCACCGCGACTTCGCCCCGACGAGCAAGCAGGTGCGGTTCATCCGCGAGCTGGTGGAAACCTCGGTGGGCGCCTACCTGCACATCGAGGCGGGCGACTTCGCGCTCACCCTTGAAGGGGGCCACTGATGTCCGGGCTGGGCGTGGACCGTCCCATCAAACGCCGGGCCGGATCGGCGGTCGGCGGCCTGCCGGTCGCCGACTCCCGCCCGGTCCTCGCCGGGGACGCGGTGCTGGGCTCGCGCTGTACCGCATGCCGGTACCCGTCGGCGCAGCGGGAGCTGCCGTGGTGCCCGGTCTGCTACGCTCCGGCGGCGGAGGAGCGGTTCGCGGTGACGGGTGCGGTGTGGTCGTCGACGGTCGTGGAAATCCCGGTCGGCACCCGGAAACCGCCGTTCGGGCTGGCCTATGTGGACCTCGACGACGGCCCGCGCGTGCTGGTCCACCTCGCCGAGCCGGCCGTGCTCGGCCCCGGCGCGCGGCTGCGGATCACCGGAACCGACGACGGTGACCTGGTCGCGGCCATGGAGGTGCGGGCGTGACCGAGCCGATGCTGTGGGGCGTGGGCACGTCGGCCTACGGCAGGTTCCCGGACCGCCGGGTCGAAGCGCTCGCCTGGGAAGCCGTGGCCGAAGCGGTGCGGGACGCGGGTGTGTCGCCGGGGGAGATCGACGCGATCGTGGTCGGTTCTGTGTTCGGCCCGCCGGGCGTGGCCACCCGGGTCCAGCGGGGTCTTGGCATCCCCGGCGTTCCGATGTGGACCGTTGAGAACGCCTGCGCCAGCGGGACGAGCGCCTACCACGAGGCTGCGGAGGCGGTTCGCCTCGGCCGGTTCGGATGCGTGCTGGTGCTGGGCGTCGAGCAGATGTCGACGCTGTTCTCCGGGGCGATCGTGCCGGAGGCGACCGACCCGGAGGGCGCGTCGTCGCTGCCGCTGCCCGGGTTGTACGCGCTGCAGGCGCAGCGATACGTCGCCGAGTTCGGGGTGACGCCGGAGCAGCTCGCGGCGGTCGCGGTGAAGAACAAGCGCAACGGGCTGGACAACCCGCGCGCCCAGCTGCGCTCGGCCGCGCCGACGGTGGCGGAGGTGCTGGCCTCGCGGATGATCGCGCGGCCGCTGACGTTCCTGCAGTGCTGCCCCACCAGCGATGGCGCCGGGGCGGCGATCGTCGGCGGCGACCGCGGTAACCGTCGCGACCTGCGGATCGAGGCCTCGGCGATGGTGTCCGGCGCGCTGTGGGACCACCGCAGCGCGGACGTGTGGGGCTTCGCCAGCGTCGCCCGGGCCGCCGAGGCGGCGTTCGCGCAGGCCGGCCGCACCCCCGCCGAGATCGACCTGCTCGAGGTGCACGACGCGTTCACCATCGGCGAGATCATCACCCTGGAAGCAGTCGGGATCGCGCCGCGAGGCGAGGGCGCGGACCTGGCTCCCTCGGGACACACCGCTCGTGACGGCGCCCAGCCGGTCAACCCCAGCGGTGGTCTGCTGTCGCGCGGACACCCCCTGGGCGCGACCGGCATGGCGCAGCTGGCCGAGATCGCCTGGCAGCTGCGCGGCGAGGCCGGGTCCCGCCAGGTCGCGCGGCGCCGCGTCGGCCTGGTAGAGACGATGGGCGGGGGAGCGGCGGGCATGGACGGCAACGCCTGCGTCGTCACGATCCTCGCGCCGCAGACGTGAGCCTGTATCCGGGGCTGCTGGGGTTTCGCGACCTCGGTGGCCTGCGTTTGAGTGACGGCGGCCGGGTGCGGCACGGTGTGCTGTTCCGCAGCGGCACGCCGCAGTTCTTCGACGCGGACACCGCGCGGGCCCCGGTGTCCGACACCGGGACCCGCTCCACGGTGGACCTGCGGCTGCGGCAGGAGATCGCCCGGGAGGGGCGGGGCCCGCTCGACGAGCTGGGTGTTCGCCACATCCCGGCGTCCTTCCGGATCGGTGTGGTTGCCGAGGAGGCCACGGTGGCGCCGATGGACCGCGACGCCCCCCTCGTCACCCGCTACCTCGGGAACCTGGAGGAAGACGCCGCCACGGTCGTGTCCCTCGTGCCGCGGCTGCTGGAGCCGGGTGTGCTGCCTGCGCTCGTGCACTGCACGGTCGGCAAGGACTCCACGGGCGTCGCGGTGGCACTCGCCCTGGACGCGGTGGGGGATCGCCGCGAGGACATCGCGGCGGACTACGCACGCGATCCGGAGGACGTGGCGGCCGGGATGGACCGGTTGCGGAACGTGGCCTCCTACGTGCGGCCGTGGCGATCTACACACCCGAGGGCTGGACCGCGCCGCCCGAGGTCGTGCTCCGGTTCCTGGGCCAGGTCGATGCCCGGCACGGCGGGTCGCTGGCGCTGATGCGCGAGCACGGGGTCACCCGATGGCGACATCACCAAGCTGCGCGAGGTGCTCGCGGGCACCACCCGGGCGGGACTACGTGGTCACCCGGTCCCGCCCGACCGCCGCGGCGGGCAGGCTCGGAGCAAGTCCGCCAACGTCGACGGGAGTCCGAACAATGGGAAGTCTTGACGGAAAGGTCGCTCTGGTCACCGGCGTCGCCCGCGGCCAGGGGAGGCCGTACGCCATCCGGCTCGCAGAACAAGGCGCCGACCTGATCATCGTGGACATCTGCGGCCCGGCGCCCACGGTCGAGTACCAGGGCGCCACCCCGGCGGATCCCGCCGAGACCGCCAAGCACATCGAGAAGGCCGGCCGCAAGGGGGGTGGCGCACGAGGCCGACGTGCGCGACCTGGCCGGGCTGCAGGCGGCCGTCGCCGACGGTGCGAAGCGACTGGGACGGCTGGACATCGTGGTTGCCAACGTCGCCCTCCCGATCGATGCGGGCGCGATCGTCAAGATGCGAGGCACGGCGAACGGCCGGGCCCCTGCGAGGGACCCGGCCGTTGCTCGTTGCGCTCAGACCGAAGCGGTAAGGGCGGCGCCGTTGTGGAAGCGGCTATGGTGGAACACCAACGGCGCGGTGCCGTCGCCGGTGGCCAGCGCGACCACCCGGCCCACGACGATGGTGTGGTCGCCGGCCGGGTGCTCGTCGGTGATCTCGCACTCCAGGTGCGCGTGCACCCCGTCGAGCACCGGGCTGCCGAGCACGCCCGGCCGGTGCGGCACCCCGGCGAACCGGTCGCCGGGGCCGCTGAATCGCCGGGCGATGTCCTCCTGCCCGGCCGCCAGGACGTTCGCGCAGAACCGTCCCGCCGCGTGGATGCGCGGCCACGTCGTGGACGTGTTGCCCGCGCAGAACAACACCAGCGGCGGCGCGAGCGACACCGAGGTGAACGAGCTGACCACCATCCCGGCCCCGCCGGCCGCGGTCACCACGACCACCCCGGTGGTGAACCGGCTCAGGGTGGCGCGGTAGGTGGCGCTGTCGAAATTCATCCGGCCCTCCTCCAGTTCTCCGCGACACCGGTGATCTCCAGCCGGTGCCGCCGCGCGAACAGCGCCGCCTCCCCGGGGCCCGCCATCCGGCGCGGATCCCGTTCGGAAACCAATCCGCACAGGACAGCCGCGGCGGACAGGCCCGCCTCCAGGGCCAGCTCTACCGAGGCCTCGACGACGCCCGGGTTGCCACCGGCCCACGCCCGCAGCGGCACGGTGTGCCCCGGCCGCTGGAAGTCGTCGGGCACGGTTGCCGGAGCGGCGAGCAGGCGGGCGGCCCGGCAGCGGTCGGCCGCCGAGATCCCGGTGCTCACCCCCTCGGCGGCGTCCACGGCCACGGCCTGGGCACACCGGTGCGGGCCGAGTGCCGTCACCGGTGGCAGCGCCAGCCGGTCGCACGCCTGACCGGTGATCGCCACCCGCACGAACCCGGATCCGTGGCGGATCAGGAACGCCATCGTGCTGGTGGTCACCGCCTGAGCCGCGACCACCAGCTCCGCGGTGCCGTGTTCGTCGAGCACCACCACTGGCCGTCCGGCCGCCAGCGCGGTGGTCACCCGGGCGCCCATGGCTCGCCCCTCAGCCGTAGTCGTGGTACTCGACGACCAGGCCGTCGCGCACCGTGTAGCGGCTGCACAGGTCGATCCGGGCGACCTCACCCGCGGTGGCGAACCCGGGCACGTCGGCCTGCGCGGTCCCCACCCAGGTGTGTTCGATGATCACCGAGTCGCCGTCGGTGTGGCGGGCCCGGCGGTTCTCGAAATGCTTGTCCGGGAACGCGGCCTCGAAGCCCTTGACGATGTCGCCGAACGCGTTCTTGTCGCTGAGGTCGACGCCCCGGTTGTGGTGCACCACCCGGATGTCCTCCGCGCACAGGGCGAGCAGCCGGTCGCGATCGCCCGAGTTGTACGCCTCGACGAAGCGCTCGGCGACCTCCACCGGTTCCTGACTGGTCATCGTGACTCCTTTCGACACCGTCGTCGGTTTCCGCCGGTGACACTGCCCGCCCGCGGCCGCCCGCGGGACCGGGATGACCCGTGATCCGCCACCCGTCGCGCCGAGCTGCGCCGATTCCCCATCGGGGGGTCAACCGCCGCCGTCCTTGACACGTAGTTCACCGGGCCCCATAGTTGACCCCCACCCGAGCCTCGACGAGGAGGCACCCGATGAACCCGCAGGACTGGCGGGAGATCCGCCAATTGCACGCCGACGGCATGCCGATCAAGGCGATCGCGCGGCACCGCGGCATCTCCCGCAACACCGTGCGCCGCGCGCTGACCCTCGACGAACCACCGGGCCCGGTCCGTGGCCGCGCCTCGGTCGCCGATGCCAGCGAACCCCAGATCCGCGCGCTGCTCGCCGCGGACCCCGCCATCACCGTCGCCGCGATCGCGGAACGGATCGGCTGGCAGCGGTCGATGACCGTGCTCAAGGACCGGGTGCGCGCGCTGCGGGCCGAAACCGGGGCGGCCACCGAGCCCGGTCCCGCGGCCACCGGGACGGAGCTGCCCGCGCAGCTGACCGAGTTCGTCGGCCGGGAGGACGAGCTGGCGGCCATCCGGCAGGCCCTCGGCGGGTCCCGGCTCGTGACACTCATGGGCGCGGGCGGGGTCGGCAAGACGCGCCTGGCGATCCAGGCGGCCGGCAAGGTCCGTCGCGCGTTCGCCGACGGGGTGCGCTGGGTCGAGCTCGGCGCGCTGCGGGACCCCGCGCTCCTGCCGCAGACCGTGGTCGACGCGCTGGGCATCCGCGACCGCGCGGCGGGTCAGCCGCCCCAGCACCTGCTCGCCGACCACCTGCGCAACAAACAACTGCTGCTCGTCCTCGACAACTGTGAGCATCTCCTGGAGGCCTGCGCCGACCTGGCCAGCGTGCTGCTGCACGCCGCACGCGAGCTGCGGATCATCGCCACCAGCCGGGAGGCACTGGCAATCCCCGGCGAGCACGTCGTGCCGGTCATGCCATTCCCGGTGCCCGGCCACGACGAGATCAGGCACGACGACAGCGCGGTGACGTTGTTCGCCGCCCGCGCCCGCGACATCCTGCCGGGCTTCACAGTGGACGAGGGCAACACCGCCCTCGTCCGGCGGGTGTGCGCGCAGCTCGACGGCCTGCCGCTCGCGATCGAGCTCGCCTGCGCCCGCCTGCGGGTGCTGTCGGTCAGCGAACTGGCGGACCGTCTCGGGCACCGCCTGCGTCTGCTGACCGGTGGGAACCGCGCCGCGCCCGAACGGCACCGCAGCCTGCAGGCCACGGTGGACTGGAGTTTCGAGCTGTGCGACACCGTCGAACGGCGGTTGTGGACCCGCACCTCGGTCTTCGCCGGTAGCTTCACCCTGGCCGCGGCCGAGGAGGTGTGCGGGGACGCCCGCCTCGAGGCCGACGACATCGTGGATGGCATCGACGGTCTGGTCAGCAAGTCTTTGCTGTTGCGGGAAGAACACCATGGCCAGGTGCGGTTCCGCATGCTGGAGACCCTGCGCGAGTACGGGCAGGCGAAATTGGACGCGGCGGCGGCCGCGGAGCTGCGCGAGCGCCACCACGCCTACTACGCGCGCATGATCGCCGACGTCACCACCGAGTGGTTCGGGCCGCGGCAGCAGCAGTGGTGCGTCGACCTGCGCCTGGAGCACACGAACCTGCGGGCGGCGTTCGAGACGGGCCTGGACCGGGGCGGCGCCACGCAGCTCATCGGGGCGCCGTGGTTCCTGTGGGCGGCGGGCTTCTCGTTCGCCGAGCACCGGTACTGGCTGGAACGGGCCCTCGCCGTGGACCCAGAGCCCTCCGCCGACCGGGCCCGCGCACTGGCGACACTCGGCCTGGTCGCGGCGCTGCAGGGCGACCGCGAAGCGGCCCGCCGCGCCCTCGACGAGGGGTTCGCCGCCGCCGAGGCGGTGGGCGACGTGTTCGGGCAGGCCTACAACCGGCACGAACAGGGGCTGGTGGCCTTCTTCGGCGGCGAGTTCGAGGCGTCCGAGGCGATCCTGCTGGAGGCGCTCGATCGCTACCAGGGCACCGGGGCGCCGCTGGACCTGATCGGTTCGTTGCGCGTGCACCTCGGACTGCTCTACATCTTCGCCGGGGACACCCGAGAGGCGCTGCGGCACTTCGAGCAGCTGCGGCCCGAGTGCGAGGCGCACGGCGAACGGTGGATGCTGTCTTACGCGGTGTACGGGCTCGGCCTGACCGCGCTCATGTGCGGCGACCACGACCAGGCCGCCCGGCACGCCGTGGAGAGCCTGCGGATGAAGGAGCCGTTCGACGACACCATCGGGCTGTCTCTGACCACGGAGCTGCTGGCGTGGACCGAGGCCGGACGCGAGGAGCCCGAGCGCGCCGCCGTCCTGCTCGGTGCGGCCGAGACCTTGTGGAACTCGGTGGGCATGCAGCTCTACGGCTCACCGCACTGGCTCGAGCAGCGCACCCGCTTCGAGCACCGCGCGCAACGGGCACTCGGGGACACCGCCTATCAGGCCGCGTTCCGCCGGGGCCAGCGGATGGGCCGTGACCAGGTCATCGCCTTCGCACTGGGCGAGACCCGCGGCACCGCGCGCGAGGCGCCGGGCAAGCCGGCACTGTCCCGCCGCGAGGCCGAGGTCGCCGCTCTCGTCGCCGAGGGGCTGACCAACCGGGAGATCGCTCAGAAGCTCGTCATTTCCCACCGCACGGTCGAGGGGCACGTCGAGCACATCCTCGACAAACTCGGCCTGACCCGCCGAGCCCAGGTTGCCCAGTGGCAGGCGAAGGCCGGGGTGTCGTAGGGGCCGTGCGAAAAGCGGGTGGCTGACCACGTGGTCGCCCCGGTGTGGACCCCGTCCTCCCGGCGGCACTGTGGCTCCAGCCAGCAGTGCAGTCAGAGAGGACAAGCACATGACCGGGACCCTCGCCCGCCCCACCATGGACGCCCTCGCCGCGGCGAAGGCGATCGCTCCGCTCATCGAGAGCGAGGCCGACGCGATCGAGCGCGACACCACGATCACGAAGACCGTCGTCGACGCGATCGCCCGCGAGCGGCTGTTCTGGCTCCTGGTGCCCGAGGAGTACGGCGGCTGGGGACTGGGCATCGTCGACTCGCTCAAGGTCATTGAGGAGATCTCCCGCGCCGACGGCTCGACCGGCTGGGCCCTGATGGCGAACGCGTTCTCGACCGGCATCGCCGTCGGCTTCCTCGACCCCAAGGGCGCCCGCGAGATCTTCGACCAGCCCACCCCGGGCATCACCGCCGGGATGATCCTGCCCACCGGTAAGGCCGTGCGGGTCGACGGCGGCTACCGCGTCACCGGCCGCTACCAGTTCGCCAGTGGGTCGGCGCACGCCAGCTGGATCGGCGCCGGGTTCGTGGTGCACGACGCGGAGGGCAACCCGCTGCTGACCGACACCGGGGACCCGGTGTGCCGGGTGGCGTTCCTGCCGCGCGAGAAGGTGGAGTTCCTGGGCAACTGGAACGTGATGGGCATGGTCGGCACCGGCAGCTACGACTACGCCGTCACCGATGTGTTCGTGCCGGAGAAGCACACCATGGACACCTTCTCCACGACTCCGGTGCGGCCCGAGCCGGTCTACAAGCTGGGGTTGCTCGGCATCGGCGTCGGCGGGCACGGCCCGGTCGCGCTGGGCCTGGCCACCCGGGCGTTGCAGGAGATCGCGAGCATCGCATCCGTCAAGGCACGGCCCGGGTACGAGGGCGTGGTCGGCGACTCGGTGATGTTCCGTCGGGAGTTCGCCAAGTACGAGGCGCTCGTGCAGTCTGCCCGCCGCTACGTCTACGACATCCACGGCGAGGCCGAGGCCACCGCTGCGGCGGGGGAGGAAGTCACCCTCGAACAGCGGGCCCGCCTGCGCCAGGTCACCACCTGGGTCCAGGAGGTCGCGAGCGAGGTCGTCGGCTTCGCCCACCGCTGGGGTGGCAGCCAGTCCATCCGCAACCCCAGCGCGCTGGGTCGCTGCACCCGTGACGCCGCGGTCGCCACTCAGCACCTCCTGGTGGACCCGATGACGCTGGTGGACGCCGCGCAGGAGATCCTGCCCGGTTACGTGCGCGCCACCGCTTGATCCCGCGTGGGTGGTCCCGCCCTGAGGGACCACCCACGCCCCGACCCCAGGAGCACACCCTGTGACCACCCCCGTCGACCGGGCCCGCACGCACACGCTTGCCGACATCCCGCGGCGCTCCGCCGCCCGCTTCCCGGACAAGACCGCCGTGGTGCACCGCGACGTCCGGCTCACGTTCGCCGAGTTCGACGCCGTCGTGGACCGGGTCGCGGCCGCCCTGCACGCCGCCGGACTGCGGACGGGGGACCGGATGGCCGTGCTGTCGCACAACTGCTGGCAGTTCCCGGTGCTCAGCTTCGCCACGGCCCGGCTGGGCGTGGTCTTCGTGCCGGTCAACTTCATGCTCACCGGTGCCGAGGTCGGCTACATCCTGCGCGACTGCGACACTGACGCGTTCGTGGCCGAGGACGCCCTCGTGCCGGTCGCCGAGCAGGCCCTGGCTGGGCACGACGTTCGGGTGCGCGCCGTCATCCGGCTCGGCGACCACCCCGTCCGTCCCGGCTGGACGGATTTCGCCGAGTGGGTGGCGCACCCGGGGCTGGCGCCCGAGGTGGCAATCCGCGACGACGACGTGGTGCGCGTCATGTACACCTCCGGCACCGAGTCCCGCCCCAAGGGCGCGATGCTCACCAGCCGGTCGCTGATGTGGCAGTACATCAGCTGCATCGTCACCGGCGGGATGGAAACCAGCGACGTCGAGGTCCATGCCCTGCCGCTCTACCACTGCGCGCAGCTGGACAACTTCCTGTCCACCGACCTCTACCTCGGCGCCACCAGCATCATCCTCGACCGGCCCGACCCCGCCGCGATCCTGACGGCGATCGAATCGGAACGGGCGACCAACCTGTTCGCCCCGCCCACGGTGTGGCTGTCGCTCTTGCACCATCCCGCGTTCGGCAACGCCGACCTCGGCTCGCTGCGCAAGGGCTACTACGGTGCGTCGGCCCTTCCCACCGAAGTGCTGCGGGAAATGGAACGCCGGATGCCGGACATGCAGTTCTGGAACTTCTACGGGCAGACCGAAATGGCGTCGCTGGCCACCGCACTCGGCCCGCAGGACCAGCGACGACGACCCGGTTCCGCGGGCCGCGCGGCGCTCAACGTCGAAACCCGGATCGTCGACGACCACGACCGGCCGCTGCCCGCGGGGGAGATCGGCGAGATCGTGCACCGCAGCCCGCATGCCACCGTCGGCTACCTGGGCGCCCCGGACAAGACCGCCGAGGCGTTCCGCGGCGGCTGGTTCCATTCCGGCGACCTCGGCTACG
The window above is part of the Amycolatopsis thermoflava N1165 genome. Proteins encoded here:
- a CDS encoding acyl-CoA dehydrogenase family protein; protein product: MTGTLARPTMDALAAAKAIAPLIESEADAIERDTTITKTVVDAIARERLFWLLVPEEYGGWGLGIVDSLKVIEEISRADGSTGWALMANAFSTGIAVGFLDPKGAREIFDQPTPGITAGMILPTGKAVRVDGGYRVTGRYQFASGSAHASWIGAGFVVHDAEGNPLLTDTGDPVCRVAFLPREKVEFLGNWNVMGMVGTGSYDYAVTDVFVPEKHTMDTFSTTPVRPEPVYKLGLLGIGVGGHGPVALGLATRALQEIASIASVKARPGYEGVVGDSVMFRREFAKYEALVQSARRYVYDIHGEAEATAAAGEEVTLEQRARLRQVTTWVQEVASEVVGFAHRWGGSQSIRNPSALGRCTRDAAVATQHLLVDPMTLVDAAQEILPGYVRATA
- a CDS encoding acyl-CoA synthetase, with the protein product MTTPVDRARTHTLADIPRRSAARFPDKTAVVHRDVRLTFAEFDAVVDRVAAALHAAGLRTGDRMAVLSHNCWQFPVLSFATARLGVVFVPVNFMLTGAEVGYILRDCDTDAFVAEDALVPVAEQALAGHDVRVRAVIRLGDHPVRPGWTDFAEWVAHPGLAPEVAIRDDDVVRVMYTSGTESRPKGAMLTSRSLMWQYISCIVTGGMETSDVEVHALPLYHCAQLDNFLSTDLYLGATSIILDRPDPAAILTAIESERATNLFAPPTVWLSLLHHPAFGNADLGSLRKGYYGASALPTEVLREMERRMPDMQFWNFYGQTEMASLATALGPQDQRRRPGSAGRAALNVETRIVDDHDRPLPAGEIGEIVHRSPHATVGYLGAPDKTAEAFRGGWFHSGDLGYVDDDGYLWVVDRKKDMIKTGGENVATREVEEALYTVDGVAEAAVIGVPHPRWIEAVTAIVVPRDGAVLSEQDVIAGCRRVLAGFKVPKYVVFTDALPKNPSGKILKRALRERYGEIARLSP